Proteins encoded within one genomic window of Amorphoplanes friuliensis DSM 7358:
- a CDS encoding thiosulfate--cyanide sulfurtransferase, translating into MTMSAERAAEIFAERLATQTDVADVQAALTAAVPGFVLVDSRSDAAWAQGHVPGALHLPTAEIAERAAEVLDPAVPVVTYCWGPGCNGATRAALALSIQGYAVREMIGGVEYWIREGFPLRTAGGDVAREADPLVVACGC; encoded by the coding sequence ATGACGATGAGTGCTGAGCGGGCCGCCGAGATTTTTGCCGAGCGGCTTGCGACCCAGACCGATGTGGCTGACGTGCAGGCTGCGCTGACTGCGGCCGTACCCGGGTTTGTGCTGGTGGATTCTCGCTCCGACGCCGCGTGGGCTCAGGGGCACGTGCCCGGCGCGCTGCATCTGCCGACCGCGGAGATCGCCGAGAGGGCGGCCGAGGTGCTGGATCCGGCGGTGCCGGTCGTGACCTACTGCTGGGGGCCCGGGTGCAACGGCGCGACCCGGGCGGCGCTCGCGCTGTCGATCCAGGGGTACGCCGTACGCGAGATGATCGGCGGAGTCGAGTACTGGATCCGCGAGGGATTCCCGCTGCGGACGGCCGGTGGGGACGTGGCGCGGGAGGCCGATCCGCTGGTTGTCGCTTGTGGGTGCTGA
- the hpf gene encoding ribosome hibernation-promoting factor, HPF/YfiA family, with the protein MDIVVKGRNVEVPDHYREHVADKLAKIERYDQKLIRVDVELFHERNPRQSDNCQRVEITVVTRGPVIRAEACAKDFYAALDLAFNKLDGRLRRAADRRRVHRGRHAPVSVAAATAGLPTDLPSLTPQDEESSVATDLLEHDNDQPWRIVREKEHPADPMTVDDALFQMELVGHDFYLFHDKESGRPSVVYRRRGYDYGILSLETTG; encoded by the coding sequence GTGGACATTGTCGTCAAGGGCCGCAACGTAGAGGTTCCCGATCACTATCGGGAACATGTCGCCGACAAACTGGCCAAGATCGAACGTTACGATCAGAAGCTGATCAGAGTCGACGTGGAGCTCTTCCACGAACGCAATCCCCGGCAGTCCGACAACTGCCAGCGCGTGGAGATCACCGTCGTGACACGCGGGCCGGTGATTCGCGCGGAGGCCTGCGCCAAGGACTTCTATGCCGCGCTGGACCTCGCATTCAACAAGCTCGACGGGCGTCTGCGCCGCGCTGCGGACCGCCGCCGCGTACACCGTGGACGGCACGCGCCGGTGTCCGTCGCCGCCGCCACCGCCGGACTCCCGACCGACCTGCCGAGCCTGACGCCGCAGGACGAGGAGTCGTCCGTGGCGACGGATCTCCTCGAACACGACAACGATCAACCCTGGCGCATCGTGCGGGAGAAGGAACACCCCGCGGACCCGATGACCGTCGACGACGCCCTCTTCCAGATGGAGCTCGTCGGCCACGACTTCTACCTGTTCCACGACAAGGAGAGCGGCCGGCCCAGCGTCGTCTACCGGCGTCGCGGGTACGACTACGGCATTCTCAGCCTGGAGACAACGGGATAG
- the secA gene encoding preprotein translocase subunit SecA, which translates to MSILEKFLRAGEGRMVRRLKAIANAVNSIEDEYTDLSDDELRQCTESFKERVADGESLDSLMVEAFAVAREGARRVLGQRAYDVQLMGGAALHFGNIPEMKTGEGKTLTGVFPAYLNALSGEGVHIITVNDYLAQRDAEWVGRVHVFLGLSVGVILPNRPAAEHRAAYECDITYGTNNEFGFDYLRDNMAWSAAELVQRGHNFAIVDEVDSILIDEARTPLIISGPGEHSARWYGEFAALVGRLQKGTDGEGDYEVDVAKRTVAVTERGVARVEDRLGIDNLYESVNTPLVGYLNNAIKAKELYRKDKDYIVDENGEVLIVDEFTGRILHGRRYNEGMHQAIEAKEGVEVKQENQTLATITLQNYFRLYNKLGGMTGTAQTEAGEFNQVYKVGVVSIPTHRPMIRIDHPDVIYKTEKAKFNAVIEDIAERHATGQPVLVGTVSVENSEILSTLLRKRGIPHSVLNAKFHAQEATIIAQAGRKGGVTVATNMAGRGTDILLGGNPEFLAASELRQRGLDPVEDPEEYAKALEEVLPNWKEACEVEASEVTAAGGLYVLGTERHDSRRIDNQLRGRSGRQGDPGESRFYLSLQDDLMKRFRAGAVEAVMDRFNIPEDVPIESKMVTRQIRSAQTQIEGQNAEIRKNVLKYDEVLNKQRMVIYAERKRVLDGEDMHDQAQHMIDDVIADYVTAATSDGYAEDWDLDQLWVSLKRLYPVSVTIEDLIEDSGGERTTLDQEYLVEELKKDAQAAYAAREEELGEEAVRELERQVLLAVIDRKWREHLYEMDYLQEGISLRAYAQRDPVVEYQREGFDMFNQMMEGIKEEAVGFLFNLEVQVEEAPTVTVDPSQAVAMPGSEPGVEVRAKGLGGNRRPQALQYTAPTIDGEAGAGAPQIQQEQQAPALGLGGSPVVPAGPAHSAANRQGRTSSSGQAEASNGPSRNAPCYCGSGKKYKRCHGAPGAV; encoded by the coding sequence GTGTCGATTTTGGAAAAATTCCTGCGCGCCGGCGAAGGCCGCATGGTGCGACGGCTCAAGGCGATCGCTAACGCGGTCAACTCGATCGAGGACGAGTACACCGACCTCAGTGATGACGAGCTGCGGCAGTGCACCGAGAGCTTCAAGGAGCGCGTCGCCGACGGCGAATCGCTTGACTCGCTGATGGTGGAGGCGTTCGCGGTCGCCCGCGAAGGCGCCCGGCGAGTCCTCGGCCAGCGCGCGTACGACGTCCAGCTGATGGGTGGTGCCGCCCTGCACTTCGGCAACATCCCGGAGATGAAGACCGGTGAGGGCAAGACCCTGACCGGCGTGTTCCCCGCCTACCTCAACGCGTTGAGCGGCGAGGGCGTGCACATCATCACCGTGAACGACTACCTCGCCCAGCGTGACGCCGAGTGGGTCGGCCGCGTGCACGTCTTCCTCGGGTTGTCCGTCGGCGTGATCCTGCCGAACAGGCCGGCCGCCGAGCACCGCGCGGCCTACGAGTGCGACATCACGTACGGCACCAACAACGAGTTCGGCTTCGACTACCTGCGCGACAACATGGCGTGGTCGGCCGCCGAGCTGGTCCAGCGCGGCCACAACTTCGCCATCGTCGACGAGGTCGACTCGATCCTCATCGACGAGGCCCGCACGCCGCTGATCATCTCCGGCCCCGGCGAGCACTCCGCCCGGTGGTACGGCGAGTTCGCCGCCCTGGTCGGCCGCCTCCAGAAGGGCACCGACGGCGAAGGCGACTACGAGGTCGACGTGGCCAAGCGCACCGTCGCCGTCACCGAACGCGGCGTCGCCCGCGTCGAGGACCGCCTCGGCATCGACAACCTGTACGAGTCGGTGAACACTCCGCTGGTGGGCTACCTGAACAACGCCATCAAGGCCAAGGAGCTCTACCGTAAGGACAAGGACTACATCGTCGACGAGAACGGCGAGGTCCTGATCGTCGACGAGTTCACCGGCCGCATCCTGCACGGCCGCCGCTACAACGAGGGCATGCACCAGGCCATCGAGGCGAAGGAAGGTGTGGAGGTCAAGCAGGAGAACCAGACCCTGGCGACCATCACCCTCCAGAACTACTTCCGGCTCTACAACAAGCTCGGCGGCATGACCGGTACGGCGCAGACCGAGGCCGGCGAGTTCAACCAGGTCTACAAGGTCGGCGTCGTCTCCATCCCGACGCACCGCCCGATGATCCGCATCGATCACCCGGACGTCATCTACAAGACCGAGAAGGCCAAGTTCAACGCGGTCATCGAGGACATCGCCGAGCGCCACGCGACCGGCCAGCCCGTCCTCGTCGGCACGGTGTCCGTCGAGAACTCCGAGATCCTCTCGACCCTCCTGCGCAAGCGCGGCATCCCGCACAGCGTGCTGAACGCCAAGTTCCACGCCCAGGAAGCCACGATCATCGCCCAGGCCGGTCGCAAGGGCGGCGTCACGGTCGCCACCAACATGGCCGGCCGCGGCACCGACATCCTCCTCGGCGGCAACCCCGAGTTCCTCGCGGCGAGCGAGCTCCGCCAGCGCGGCCTCGACCCCGTCGAAGACCCGGAGGAATACGCCAAAGCCCTCGAAGAGGTCCTCCCGAACTGGAAGGAAGCCTGCGAGGTCGAAGCCTCCGAGGTCACCGCAGCCGGCGGCCTCTACGTCCTCGGCACCGAACGCCACGACTCCCGCCGCATCGACAACCAGCTCCGCGGCCGCTCCGGCCGCCAGGGCGACCCCGGCGAATCCCGCTTCTACCTGTCCCTCCAGGACGACCTGATGAAGCGGTTCCGCGCCGGCGCGGTCGAAGCAGTCATGGACCGCTTCAACATCCCCGAGGACGTGCCCATCGAGTCGAAGATGGTCACCCGCCAGATCCGCAGCGCACAGACCCAGATCGAGGGTCAGAACGCTGAGATCCGCAAGAACGTCCTCAAGTACGACGAGGTCCTCAACAAGCAGCGCATGGTCATCTACGCCGAGCGCAAGCGCGTCCTCGACGGCGAAGACATGCACGACCAGGCCCAGCACATGATCGACGACGTGATCGCCGACTACGTCACAGCCGCCACGTCCGACGGTTACGCCGAGGACTGGGACCTCGACCAGCTCTGGGTCAGCCTCAAACGCCTCTACCCGGTCAGTGTCACCATCGAAGACCTCATCGAGGACTCCGGCGGCGAACGCACCACCCTCGACCAGGAATACCTCGTCGAAGAGCTGAAGAAGGACGCCCAGGCGGCGTACGCAGCCCGCGAGGAAGAACTCGGCGAAGAAGCAGTCCGCGAACTCGAACGCCAGGTCCTCCTCGCCGTCATCGACCGCAAGTGGCGCGAACACCTCTACGAGATGGACTACCTGCAGGAAGGCATCAGCCTGCGGGCCTACGCCCAGCGCGACCCGGTCGTCGAGTACCAGCGCGAGGGCTTCGACATGTTCAACCAGATGATGGAGGGGATCAAGGAAGAAGCCGTCGGCTTCCTCTTCAACCTCGAAGTCCAGGTCGAAGAAGCCCCGACCGTCACGGTCGACCCGTCCCAGGCCGTCGCCATGCCGGGCTCCGAGCCCGGTGTCGAGGTCCGCGCCAAGGGCCTGGGCGGCAACCGCCGGCCGCAGGCCCTGCAGTACACGGCGCCGACAATCGACGGTGAAGCCGGTGCTGGGGCACCGCAGATCCAGCAGGAGCAGCAGGCTCCCGCTCTGGGTCTCGGCGGGTCTCCTGTTGTGCCGGCCGGGCCTGCGCACTCGGCTGCCAACCGGCAGGGCCGGACGTCCTCGTCCGGTCAGGCCGAGGCCAGCAACGGTCCTTCTCGGAATGCGCCTTGCTACTGCGGGTCCGGTAAGAAGTACAAGCGTTGCCATGGGGCGCCTGGAGCTGTCTGA
- a CDS encoding helix-turn-helix domain-containing protein translates to MLLSDVAAELNVSDSQVYHLVRSGDLPAIKIGGRGQWRVERAKLEEYIQQKYDETAVWVENNPLTDRDPD, encoded by the coding sequence ATGCTGCTGTCGGACGTAGCGGCAGAGCTGAACGTCTCGGACTCCCAGGTCTACCACCTGGTCCGCAGCGGCGACCTCCCCGCCATCAAGATCGGCGGCCGCGGCCAGTGGCGCGTCGAACGCGCCAAGCTGGAGGAATACATCCAGCAGAAATACGACGAAACGGCAGTCTGGGTCGAAAACAATCCCCTGACCGACCGCGACCCCGACTGA
- a CDS encoding Lrp/AsnC family transcriptional regulator yields the protein MPVDPTLDQTDWRLLAELQRDGRASYADLARAVAMSPSAVADRVRRLEEAGVIAGYRAAVDPDRVGLQVMAFVRLRYPTGNYKPFHALLDTTPEIIEAHHVTGEDCFVLKVLTRSMRHLEEVTGRISGLGSVTTSVVYSSPLPGRAVSPS from the coding sequence ATGCCCGTGGATCCCACGCTCGACCAGACGGACTGGCGTCTGCTGGCCGAACTCCAGCGCGACGGCCGAGCCTCCTACGCCGACCTGGCCCGCGCGGTAGCCATGTCCCCGAGCGCCGTAGCCGATCGGGTTCGCCGCCTCGAGGAAGCCGGAGTGATCGCCGGCTACCGCGCCGCCGTGGACCCGGACCGCGTGGGCCTGCAGGTGATGGCCTTCGTCCGCCTGCGCTACCCCACGGGCAACTACAAGCCGTTCCACGCCCTGCTGGACACCACTCCCGAGATCATCGAAGCTCACCACGTCACCGGCGAGGACTGCTTCGTCCTGAAGGTCCTGACCCGCTCGATGCGCCACCTGGAAGAGGTCACCGGCCGCATCTCCGGCCTCGGCTCGGTAACCACGAGCGTGGTCTACTCCAGCCCACTCCCCGGTCGTGCGGTGTCCCCGTCGTAA
- a CDS encoding DUF6912 family protein — MLAEMRTTGQLGAGPVVAHAVTPALREWYAEGDEEELEYVAFTRAAQAALQLLRHDPKAPRRRVVVSADVASTALVREDVELGSSTVRLPQPISLKEVASIHLDGLSAAAEIGAAADVVEEALAGDPDAQFTVDGAEDHELEWYAVTELDELL; from the coding sequence ATGCTGGCCGAGATGCGCACGACCGGGCAGCTCGGCGCGGGTCCGGTGGTGGCACACGCCGTCACCCCGGCGCTGCGCGAGTGGTACGCCGAAGGCGACGAGGAGGAGCTGGAGTACGTCGCCTTCACCCGCGCCGCCCAGGCCGCGCTGCAGCTGCTGCGCCACGACCCCAAGGCTCCGCGCCGCCGGGTTGTCGTCTCGGCCGATGTCGCGTCGACCGCCCTGGTGCGGGAGGACGTCGAGCTGGGTTCGAGCACCGTGCGCCTGCCGCAGCCGATCTCCCTGAAGGAGGTCGCGTCGATCCACCTCGACGGCCTGTCCGCGGCGGCGGAGATCGGCGCCGCGGCCGACGTGGTCGAAGAAGCCCTCGCGGGCGACCCGGACGCGCAGTTCACGGTGGACGGCGCCGAGGATCACGAGCTCGAGTGGTACGCGGTCACGGAGCTGGACGAGTTG
- a CDS encoding GNAT family N-acetyltransferase has translation MIVPTVQGEGVRLRAFEQHDVDDLLAGYGDPEVQRFLPPLPVPFTRAQAESYISDVAPSMFAYGGGLYAIADPETDRLLGGVGLDKMVPNRGQTEIGYWVGPWARGRGVATAAVRALTGHAFHTGMARIELLTHRENAPSQRVALATGFQPEGVRRGVLPNRDGGRDDLLAYARLAGDDPGPVERLLPDLPGGELTDGVVCLRPLTPGDLDFYVALHSVEDVVATTVPPIAPSREEMRRRCAWAQSHWLAGDRADLVIIDVATGTPAGEIGLYYQEPRTGQAMIGYSMLPAWRGRGFPTRAAQLVSLWAFAETGIARLIAGALPTNLGSQRVLEKAGFKREAYLRSRLPGHDGRRSDDLQFALVAEDLLREGARLDG, from the coding sequence ATGATCGTTCCCACCGTCCAGGGCGAGGGTGTACGCCTGCGCGCCTTCGAGCAGCACGACGTCGACGACCTGCTGGCCGGGTACGGCGACCCGGAGGTGCAGCGTTTCCTGCCGCCGCTGCCGGTGCCGTTCACCCGCGCCCAGGCCGAGTCCTACATCAGCGACGTCGCGCCGAGCATGTTCGCCTACGGCGGCGGCCTCTACGCGATCGCCGACCCGGAGACCGACCGGCTGCTCGGCGGTGTGGGCCTGGACAAGATGGTGCCCAACCGCGGTCAGACCGAGATCGGCTACTGGGTCGGGCCGTGGGCGCGCGGCCGGGGTGTGGCCACCGCGGCGGTGCGGGCGCTGACCGGGCACGCGTTCCACACCGGTATGGCCCGCATCGAGTTGCTCACCCATCGGGAGAACGCCCCCAGTCAGCGGGTGGCGCTGGCCACGGGGTTCCAGCCCGAGGGCGTACGCCGGGGTGTGCTCCCGAACCGTGACGGCGGCCGCGACGACCTGCTCGCGTACGCGCGGCTGGCCGGCGACGATCCCGGTCCCGTCGAGCGGCTGCTGCCGGACCTGCCGGGCGGCGAGCTCACCGACGGCGTGGTCTGCCTGCGCCCGCTGACCCCCGGCGACCTCGATTTCTACGTCGCGCTGCACAGCGTGGAGGACGTGGTGGCGACCACCGTCCCGCCGATCGCGCCGAGCCGCGAGGAGATGCGGCGGCGCTGTGCGTGGGCCCAGTCGCACTGGCTGGCGGGCGACCGGGCCGACCTGGTCATCATCGATGTCGCCACCGGCACACCCGCCGGTGAGATCGGCCTGTACTACCAGGAGCCCCGGACCGGACAGGCCATGATCGGCTACAGCATGCTGCCCGCGTGGCGCGGCCGTGGCTTCCCGACGCGGGCGGCACAGCTTGTGTCGTTGTGGGCGTTCGCGGAAACGGGCATCGCACGGCTGATCGCCGGTGCGCTGCCCACCAACCTGGGCTCGCAGCGGGTGCTGGAGAAGGCCGGCTTCAAACGTGAGGCGTACCTGCGGTCGAGGTTGCCGGGCCACGACGGCCGGCGCAGCGACGACCTGCAGTTCGCGCTGGTCGCCGAGGACCTGTTGCGGGAGGGTGCGCGCCTCGACGGCTGA
- a CDS encoding GNAT family N-acetyltransferase, with amino-acid sequence METVEITAGDLLLRPWQPGDAEAVHRACQDPVLHRWVSGLPWPYQLSDAAIFVGELAPLRLAEGAALHLGVFDKGELVGSVALNAINLTARTAGIGFWSAPWSRGRRVAERASRALLSWAFGDGLGLVRVDWQATIGNHASRVTALRLGFRIVGERPADGGGKIRWLASLVPGDLTAEDTNLSDPVRRTARTFGAPHPTLPAGALTLRQPHPGDVEALVATRSDPETARWFGVPQPYTEADARTHIDHNVPLRWARGAEAVFAIADGADAYIGSVDLRIRPGDPHVGEVGYVVSPWARGRGHAPAALEAICRWGFEALGLTRIEWRAEVGNDASRRAAEKAGFTVEGTLRQALEINGARRDCWVGSLVKGESA; translated from the coding sequence GTGGAAACGGTCGAGATCACCGCCGGCGACCTGCTGCTCCGGCCGTGGCAGCCGGGTGACGCGGAGGCCGTGCACCGCGCGTGCCAGGATCCGGTCCTGCATCGCTGGGTCTCCGGGCTCCCCTGGCCGTACCAATTGTCGGATGCCGCGATCTTCGTCGGCGAGCTGGCACCGCTCCGGCTGGCCGAGGGCGCCGCACTGCATCTCGGCGTCTTCGACAAGGGGGAGCTGGTCGGGTCCGTCGCCCTCAACGCGATCAACCTCACCGCCCGCACGGCCGGGATCGGCTTCTGGTCCGCGCCCTGGTCCCGCGGACGGCGAGTGGCCGAGCGCGCCTCCCGAGCCCTGCTGAGCTGGGCTTTCGGGGACGGTCTGGGCCTGGTCCGCGTCGACTGGCAGGCCACGATCGGCAACCACGCCTCGCGCGTCACCGCCCTGCGGCTCGGCTTCCGGATCGTCGGCGAGCGGCCCGCCGACGGCGGCGGCAAGATCCGTTGGCTGGCCTCCCTGGTCCCCGGCGATCTCACTGCCGAGGACACAAACCTTTCCGATCCTGTACGCCGCACAGCACGCACCTTCGGTGCACCGCACCCGACCCTGCCCGCCGGGGCACTCACCCTGCGCCAGCCGCACCCCGGCGACGTGGAGGCACTGGTCGCCACCCGCAGCGATCCGGAGACCGCCCGCTGGTTCGGGGTGCCGCAGCCCTACACCGAGGCCGACGCGCGGACGCACATCGACCACAACGTGCCCCTGCGGTGGGCGCGAGGCGCCGAGGCCGTTTTTGCGATTGCTGACGGCGCTGACGCGTACATCGGCTCGGTTGATCTGAGGATCCGGCCGGGAGATCCGCACGTGGGTGAGGTGGGTTACGTGGTCTCGCCGTGGGCGCGCGGGCGCGGTCACGCGCCGGCCGCGCTCGAGGCGATCTGCCGGTGGGGTTTCGAGGCGCTCGGGCTCACCAGGATCGAGTGGCGCGCCGAGGTGGGCAACGATGCATCGAGAAGGGCGGCCGAGAAGGCAGGCTTCACGGTGGAGGGCACGCTGCGGCAGGCCCTGGAGATCAACGGAGCACGGCGGGACTGCTGGGTCGGTTCGCTGGTGAAAGGTGAGTCGGCATGA
- a CDS encoding Rv3235 family protein, whose protein sequence is MSTVEVTRQGPRPAIRLRPAPRHEPPFDDERDPETWPNPHQLALDWAHLIAAPPPPPEAPPPPVKRTIVSGVSSDAKLAVRRFVKLCVEVLNGNRPAAHLRPLTQPREVLTVLAEGRAAAQRVAQARRTPTRPRPRRPSPVVVLRLQLCEPRPGAVEAALILMTADRTFALALRLELHNDL, encoded by the coding sequence ATGTCGACGGTCGAGGTGACGAGGCAAGGCCCCAGACCAGCGATCAGACTCCGTCCGGCCCCACGCCACGAACCCCCCTTCGACGACGAACGCGACCCCGAAACCTGGCCCAACCCGCACCAGCTCGCCCTCGACTGGGCCCACCTGATCGCCGCCCCACCACCCCCGCCCGAGGCTCCCCCACCCCCGGTCAAACGCACCATCGTCTCGGGCGTTTCCTCGGACGCAAAACTCGCGGTCCGCCGCTTCGTCAAACTCTGCGTCGAAGTCCTCAACGGCAACCGCCCGGCGGCCCACCTCCGCCCCCTGACCCAACCCCGCGAAGTCCTCACGGTCCTCGCCGAAGGCCGAGCAGCCGCCCAACGCGTAGCTCAGGCTCGCCGCACCCCCACCAGACCCCGACCCCGCCGCCCCAGCCCGGTCGTGGTCCTCCGCCTCCAACTCTGCGAACCCCGCCCCGGCGCCGTCGAAGCAGCCTTGATCCTCATGACCGCCGACCGAACCTTCGCCCTCGCCCTCCGCCTCGAACTCCACAACGACCTCTGA